The Chryseobacterium glaciei DNA window CTGCACGTCTTTATGGAAATAAAGAAAAAACAGGAGCTAAAATTGAAGTTTTCCTTTTAAGAGAGCTTGATAAAGAGACTCGCGTTTGGGATGTTTTGGTAGATCCGGCAAGAAAAATCAGAATTGGTAACAAATTATTCTTCACAGAAGACGAATCTTTGGTAGCTGAGGTTATCGATAATACTACTTCTAGAGGAAGAACATTGAGATTCTTATTTGATGGTTCTTACGAAGAATTCAGAACTAAATTAAAAGAATTAGGAGAAACTCCACTTCCAAAATACATCAAAAGAGCAGTAGAGCCTGAAGATGCTGAAAGATATCAGACAATTTATGCTAAGATTGAAGGAGCGGTAGCGGCGCCAACTGCTGGTTTACACTTCTCAAGACATTTAATGAAGAGATTAGAGATCAAAGGAATTGATTTTGCTGAAGTTACGCTTCACGTAGGATTAGGAACTTTCAACCCAATTGAAGTTGAGGATCTTTCTAAACATAAAATGGAGTCTGAAGAAATCATCATCGATGAGAAAAATGCAGACATCATCAACAAAGCAGTAGACGAGCACAGAAGAGTTTGTGCTGTTGGTACAACAACAATGAGAGCGTTGGAAACTTCTGTTTCTTCAAACAAGAAAATTTCTGCTTTCAACGGTTGGACGAATAAATTTATCTATCCGCCTCACGATTTCGGAGTTGCAAATACAATGATTACTAACTTCCACACGCCAAAATCAACTCTATTGATGATGATTGCAGCGTTTGCAGGAAGAGATTTCATTATGCAAGCTTATGAAGAAGCCGTAAAAGAGAAATATAAGTTCTACTCTTACGGTGATGCAATGTTAATTTTATAAAAAGATAATAGGAAATAGGATTTAGGGCTTAGTTTGTCCCTAGATCCTGATTCCTAATACCTAAACCCTCAAATGAAAGATATCCGTACTTTATCACTAGACCAGCTTAATGACTACTTTTTGACGTTAGGTGAAAAGCCGTTTCGTGCAAAACAGGTATATGACTGGTTGTGGAGTAAAAATCTCCATTCGATTGATGAAATGACGAATCTTTCGAAAACACTTCGTGAAAGAATTTCCGAAGAATATACTATAAATCCTGTTTCTGTTGATCAGCTTCAAAGAAGTACAGACGGAACCATCAAAAACGGAGTGAAACTTCACGACGGATTGTTGGTAGAATCTGTTTTGATTCCTACAGAAACAAGAACTACAGCTTGTGTTTCTTCACAGGTTGGATGCTCATTAAACTGCGAATTCTGTGCTACAGCAAGACTGAAAAGAATGAGAAATCTTGAAGTTGCTGAAATTGTAGACCAGGTTGCCTTGATCGATAGCCAGAGTAAAATGTATTTCGAAAGACCGCTTTCCAACATTGTTTTTATGGGAATGGGAGAGCCGATGATGAATTACAAAAATGTAGTGGAAGCCATCCGAAAAATCACCCAGCCGGAAGGTTTGGGAATGTCTCCAAGAAGAATTACCGTTTCTACATCGGGAATTCCAAAGATGATCAAAATGTTGGCTGATGATGATTTGCGCGTGAAATTGGCGTTGTCCCTTCACTCAGCAATTGAATCTAAGCGTAACGAAATCATGCCGTTCTCGGATAAATTCCCGTTAACGGATATTATGGATTCTCTTCAATATTGGTACAAAAAAACAGACTCAGTAATCACTTTTGAATATTGTGTTTGGAAAGGTATTAATGATGGCGATGAAGATATTAAAGCTTTGATCAGATATTGTAAACAGGTTCCTTCTAAGGTTAATTTAATTCAATACAACCCGATCGGCGACGGAAAATATGATAAATGCAACAAAAAGGCAGAAGAAAATTATGTTCAACAGCTTGAAAATGCAGGGATTACTGTCATGATTCGAAAGAGTAGAGGTGGAGATATTGACGCAGCTTGTGGACAACTGGCCAACAAAACGGCTGATGCTGTGAATTAAAATTTCATTAAAAAATCAAAAATAATTCTTAACGATTTCTTAAAATCCTACATTTGTATAAAACTAATGTACAATGACGGATTACTTTTTAGGTGAAGACGGATTAGAAAATGTCTATGCTTGGTCGATCCCGATTCTTGCTGCTGTTATTTTGGCGGAAATGATCTACAGTCATATTTCTGAAGCCAAATTATACAATGGAAAAGACGTTGCAACAAGTGTTTTTCTTGCATTGATGAACTTCGGACTGGATCTTTTGATGAAGGTTTCCGCGATGGGGGTCATGTTTTTCTTTTACAATCACCGAATTTTTTCCTGGGATTTTACAATCTGGTATTGGCTGATTTGCTTTGTAATTACAGATTTTGCATATTACGTTCTTCATTATGTTGATCACCATTCAAGAGCATTTTGGGCGGTGCATATCACGCATCACAGTTCGGAATATTTCAATTTGACGACAGGTTTCAGAAGTCCTGTTCTGCAACCACTTTATCGATATTTATACTTTTCTCCCTTAGCTTTTTTAGGCTTTAATCCTTGGCATATTATGGTTGTTTATGCAATTGGTCAGGTGTACGGAACGTGGGTTCATACACAAACGGTAAAAACGATGGGAATTCTTGAATATATTTTGGTGACCCCTTCTCATCACCGTGTTCATCACGCCTGTAATATCAAATATCTCGACAGAAATATGGGAATGTGTCTTATTATTTGGGATAAAATTTTCGGCACTTTTGAAAAAGAAGATCCCAATGTTCCTGTGAAATACGGAATTTATCCAAAAATGCCAGATAACAAACCTGATACAGTTCTTTTTTATGAATGGAGAAAGATTTGGAAAGATATTAAACAACCAGATTTAAAATTTTCAGACAGAATTAATTATCTTTTTAATTCTCCCGGCTGGAGACATGATGGAACCGGAAAAACGGTAAGACAATATCAAAGAGAGCATTTGGAAAAGCAAACTAGAAGACAGAAACTGAAGAAATCAGCTTGATTCTTCAAACACAAATAAGCACAAATGTTTTTCACAAATCACACAAATCTCTTCTAAGAATTATATTACCAAACAGTTTGTCATTGACTACGCCGAATCTTCGATTTCTGACGAAGGAAGGATCTCAACATTAATTGTAGAGTCTAGATTCCTGCGGAATGACAAAGTGGGCACATAAATTTGTGTAATTTGTGAAAAATATTCGTGCAATTCGTGTTTAAATAAAAATTTAAAAAAGATTATTTTTACTCCATGAAAAAGCTTTTCCTAATAATAACAACTGTAATTTCCACCTACTCATTTTCGCAACAATCTGATTTTCTTAAAATAAGAAAATACAGAGTAAATTATCTTGATGAAAAATTAAAGGAAACATCAGGATTAAGTTTTTTCAATGAAAAACTATACACTTTCAATGACAGTGGAAATTCTCCCGAACTTTTTGAGATTGATAAAAACTCTGGAAATATTCTCAATACCTTAAAAATTAATGCTAAAAATAAAGATTGGGAAGCGCTCGCAAATGATGGAAAATACTTCTACATCGGAGATTTTGGGAATAATGGAGGAACAAGACGAGATCTTGAAATCAATAAAGTTCCTTTTCAAAATAATGAATTGAAAAATGATTCTGTTAAAATAATTTCATTCTATTATCCAGACCAGACAGAATTTATTCCTAAATACACCAATACTGATTACGATGCAGAAGCAATGATCTATTTAAATGGAAAACTTCATATTTTTTCAAAAGAATGGGCGTCAAGATCGGTTTCACATTATATTGTTGATCCTGAAATTTCAGAAAAACAAAAAGCCGAAAAAATAGAATCTTATAAAACTAATTTCGTTGTTACAGATGCTTCTTATTTCGATAAAAAGCTTTATTTGATAGGCTATACAAAGAAAACAGAAGTATTTTTGGATGTCTTTGATGAAACAGAATCCGGAATCTTTTTTAAGCAAACTCCAAAGCATTATTATCTCGGAAGTTCTTTGTCAATCGGGCAGATCGAGGGCATTGCTGTTGATGAAAAAGGAGTTTATATTTCTGGTGAAAAATTCAGTTCGCCGTTGGGAGGAGCAAAGCAGAGTTTTTATTTTATTCCGAAAGATAAACTCTAAGATTAATTTCACTTAAAATTGACTGAAAAAAATTATCTTTGTGAGATTAATAATTATTATCCATCATTCGTAGATTTTGGCAAATATTGTAGAAGACATCAAACACCCGATCAATGAGGAAATGAAACTTTTCGAACAGAAGTTTTATGAATCAATGCAAAGCAAAGTGCCTTTATTAGATAAAGTAACTCGTTTTATCGTTACTACTAAAGGAAAACAGATGCGTCCGATGTTTGTATTTCTTTGTGCAAAACTAATTGGCGACGTCAATGAGAAAACTTTTCGTGGAGCTTCCATGATCGAGCTTATTCATACAGCGACTTTGGTTCATGATGATGTGGTGGATGAAAGTTTTAAAAGACGTAATTTTTTCTCAATCAATGCGTTGTGGAAAAATAAAATTGCGGTTTTGGTAGGAGATTATCTTTTGTCGAAATCAGTTTTATTATCTACAGACCATAAAGACTACGATCTGTTGGCCGTTATTTCAAGAACGATTCGTGAAATGTCTGAAGGCGAGCTTCTTCAATTAGAAAAAGCCAGAAAATTAGATATTACGGAAGATGTTTATTATGAAATTATCCGTCAGAAAACGGCTACTTTAATCGCTGCCTGTTGTGAAATTGGTGTTTTATCCAATAACGCTGATGAAACTCTTGCCAAGAAAATGCAGGATTTCGGAACGTATACAGGAATGGCTTTCCAGATTAAGGATGATTTATTTGATTATTTAAGTTCAAATGTCATCGGAAAACCTGTAGGAATTGATATTAAGGAACAAAAAATGACCTTACCTTTGATTCATACCCTGAAAATTGCCAGCGAAAAAGACAAAAAATATTACTTTAATACGATAAAACGTTACAACAACGATCAAAAGCGAGTGAAAGAACTTATCGCTTTTGTTAAAAGTTCGGGCGGTCTGGAATATTCTATCAAAATAATGAAAGAATTTCAACAGAAAGCAAAAGAGATTCTTAATGAATTCCCTGATACTGAGGTTAGAAGATCTTTACACAACATGCTGGATTACGTTATCGAAAGAAAATTTTAATTATAAAATATTTACCATAAAAAAACGGAACTCAATGAAAGTTCCGTTTTTTGTTTATTTTATTTAAGATTTTAAATTTTTTGTATGGTCACGTTTGTCACATTTCCACTTCCTGTACCTCCTGTTTCTGTTGCTAATACAGTGGAAGTTGCATTTGAAGCTGCGGTAAATCGAACTTGGTAACCTGCAGTTGGTGCTACTATTAATGTTGTATAACTCATTAATTCTCCAATAGTTCCAGAAGTTGCAATAGCAGTATAATGACTTCCTCTTCCCAAGTAAGAAGCATCTGGTATTGGTCTTATCCCTAAAACTAACTGTGTCGTGGCAGCACAATCTGTGAAACTTGATTGTAATGTAACAATATAGTTTCCTGGTTGGTTGAAAGTCAAGGTGCCAGTACTTGTATTATAGGTGTAGTAAGGAGAAGTTGATAACGGAGAACTAAATAATAACGTTGTTACTGTACTTACAGCGAGACTTTGTGCTGCTGCTAAACGTGCATGAAATAAGCCATAAGCATTAAAGTTAATAGTTTTCAAAACACCAGTAGCATCTGCAACAACAACTCTATCTGTACCTCCAATACCTACATTTGTATTAATATCACGAATACGGGCGTTACCTGAAGCAATATCTAATTTCTCCGTAGGAGTTATCGTTCCTAAACCAAAATTTCCTGTTGAAGTTACAACTGCATCATTAAGCTGTTGAGCAGTAGTTGGTATACCAGTTGCTGCATTATCTTTGGCTCCGTCTACGTGTAAAGCTGTTTGTGGGTTACTTGTTCTGATACCAACTTGGGCGTAATTAATACCACTAATTAATAGTGATACAATCAAAATAATTTGTTTTTTCATTGTGTATGTTTTGTAAAATATTTTACAAACATAGTAGTTTTTTTCGATAAAAAATAAATATTAATTGCGTTTAGTGCTTATTTATTGCGAATTATTCAATTATTTCACTTAAAATTGATGTATTTTATAAATTAATTCATTTTATTATGAATTGTTTTATTCTTGTTGTTCCTGAGCATGGTAGCTTGCTTAATTAAAAGTATGATAGATTTATCACAGAACTATGAAGTTATTGTAATCTTTATTTAAAATTTATATTAAAAAAATCACGAAATATTTTTTAATAATTAATTAAAACAATCCAGATTTATATCAGAATGTCTTAATTTTTATAGTGAAAAGTTTCGAATTATTATGTTAAATCGTTTGTTTTGTTGAAAATTTAAAACTAAATAATCCTTACAGTTACAATTATAACAGCCAAAACAATACAAAATAAAGCGATTAAAAATAAATAATCCGCAATGGTCTCAAACTTACTTTCTTGCTTATCATTTGTTGTTCTGATGGCCAAAAATGAGAAGAAACAACTGCATGCAAAAAAGATACATGCTACACCTGCAAATTCGTCTAAATGGGTATTGCCACTTATTTTAGTGATCTTTAAGGAAGTGATAATTAGCAATGAAAATCCTAAAAGGTTACTCGATGCGTTAAGAATATGACCCGACTTTTTTTCCATCTTTACAAATTTATTCTAAGATAAACACAATTTTTTTTATTATCAAATTTTTAAAAAAGATTATTAAAAATTAAAATTAATTTAAAAAGTGTATATTAGCAAAATACTTCGAAAACTAAAAATTTTTTATATTGGCTATGCAAACAACCTATATTGAAACTCAGCAGATTTCCTTTCAAGATTTTAAAAATCAAATACTTGGAGACTATAAATTAGGAAGAATCTCTCGTGAAATGTCCTACTTGGGCAGAAGAGAAGTTCTTACAGGAAAAGCTAAATTTGGTATTTTTGGTGACGGTAAAGAGTTACCACAGTTGGCAATGGCGAAAGTTTTCAAAAATGGAGACTTCCGTTCAGGATATTACAGAGACCAGACTTTTGCACTAGCTATTGATGCTTTGACAGTTGGAAGTTTCTTTGCACAATTATACGCAGATACAAGTGTTGAAAGAGAGCCAGCATCAGCCGGAAGACAGATGAATGGGCACTTTGCAACAAGAAGCTTAAATGAAGACGGAAGCTGGAAAGATCTTACCGCTCAAAAAAATATCTCATCGGATATTTCTCCGACAGCCGGACAGATGCCTAGATTATTAGGATTGGCTCAGGCTTCAAAAATATATAAATCAGTAAAATTTGAAGGTTCTGAAAAGTTCTCAAAAGAAGGTAACGAAGTTGCTTTTGGAACAATCGGTGATGCTTCTACAGCAGAAGGTCATTTCTGGGAAACTTTGAATGCTGCTTGTGCACTTCAGGTTCCTATGATCGTTTCTATTTGGGATGATGGTTACGGAATTTCAGTTCCAACCAAAAATCAGAGAGCAAAAGCGGACATTTCAGAAATGTTAAGCGGTTTCCAAAGAAAAGAAGGCGAAAACCAAGGTTGTGAGATCATTCAGGTGAAAGCTTGGGATTATCCTGCATTATTGGATGCGTATGCAAGAGCGGAACAATTTGCAAGAATGGAGAGCGTTCCTGTGGTAGTTCACGTAATTGAAGTTACACAGCCTCAAGGTCACTCGACATCAGGATCTCACGAAAGATATAAGAATGAAGATCGTTTAGCTTGGGAATCTCAGTTTGATGGATTGGTAAAATTCAGAGAATGGATCTTGAATTATTCAATCGAAATTGAAGGAAAAGAAGAAATCATTGCTTCTGTTGAAGAATTGGATGCAATAGATGAAGAAGCAAAAAAGACTGTAAAAGCCGGACAAAAATCAGCTTGGGAAAGTTATCAGAAAACGATTACGGATTTAATTCAATCAGTTTTACCTTTAGTTGAAAATATTAAAGGACAAAATACTGAAATTGAAAATTATATCAATCAATTCAATAAATTAGTTTCAAAAGCTAAGAAAGATGTTTTCCATTTGGTAAGAAGATCTTTATTGGCAACAAGAGGAACAAATTCTGCAGAAAGAAATCAATTGATGCAGAAATACAATGAGATTTTTGAGGTAGAAAAGGATAATTATTCTTCTCATTTATATTCTCAGTCTCAGTGGAAAGCTGAAAATGTTAAAGAAATCAAACCAGTTTATTCTGATGCTTCGGAAGATGTAGACGGAAGAGTAGTGGTTAGAAATAATTTCGATAAAATATTCGAAAAATATCCTGAAACTTTAGTCTTTGGTGAAGATGCCGGAAATATAGGTGATGTAAACCAAGGTCTTGAAGGAATGCAGGAAAAATATGGCGACGTTCGTGTTGCTGACACAGGAATTCGTGAAGCTACAATTCTTGGTCAAGGTATCGGAATGGCGATGAGAGGTCTGAGACCAATCGCTGAAATCCAGTATTTAGATTATATTTTATACTGTTTGCAGGGAATGAGTGATGATTTGGCGACGGTTCAATACAGAACAAAAGGCGGTCAGAAATCACCTGTAATCATCAGAACGAGAGGTCACAGATTGGAAGGAGTTTGGCATTCAGGTTCTCCAATGGCAGGAATTTTAAACCTTTCAAAAGGTATTTTGGTATTAGTTCCAAGAAACTTAACGAAGGCTGCCGGATTCTACAACACAATGCTTCAAAGTGACGATCCATCAATCATTGTTGAATGCTTGAACGGATACAGATTAAAAGAAAAACAACCTGATAACTT harbors:
- the queA gene encoding tRNA preQ1(34) S-adenosylmethionine ribosyltransferase-isomerase QueA; this encodes MKTSDFNFDLPEELLAEHPSEHRDESRLMVLDRKTQTIEHKLFKDVVDYFDEKDLFIFNNTKVFPARLYGNKEKTGAKIEVFLLRELDKETRVWDVLVDPARKIRIGNKLFFTEDESLVAEVIDNTTSRGRTLRFLFDGSYEEFRTKLKELGETPLPKYIKRAVEPEDAERYQTIYAKIEGAVAAPTAGLHFSRHLMKRLEIKGIDFAEVTLHVGLGTFNPIEVEDLSKHKMESEEIIIDEKNADIINKAVDEHRRVCAVGTTTMRALETSVSSNKKISAFNGWTNKFIYPPHDFGVANTMITNFHTPKSTLLMMIAAFAGRDFIMQAYEEAVKEKYKFYSYGDAMLIL
- the rlmN gene encoding 23S rRNA (adenine(2503)-C(2))-methyltransferase RlmN, which encodes MKDIRTLSLDQLNDYFLTLGEKPFRAKQVYDWLWSKNLHSIDEMTNLSKTLRERISEEYTINPVSVDQLQRSTDGTIKNGVKLHDGLLVESVLIPTETRTTACVSSQVGCSLNCEFCATARLKRMRNLEVAEIVDQVALIDSQSKMYFERPLSNIVFMGMGEPMMNYKNVVEAIRKITQPEGLGMSPRRITVSTSGIPKMIKMLADDDLRVKLALSLHSAIESKRNEIMPFSDKFPLTDIMDSLQYWYKKTDSVITFEYCVWKGINDGDEDIKALIRYCKQVPSKVNLIQYNPIGDGKYDKCNKKAEENYVQQLENAGITVMIRKSRGGDIDAACGQLANKTADAVN
- a CDS encoding sterol desaturase family protein, whose product is MTDYFLGEDGLENVYAWSIPILAAVILAEMIYSHISEAKLYNGKDVATSVFLALMNFGLDLLMKVSAMGVMFFFYNHRIFSWDFTIWYWLICFVITDFAYYVLHYVDHHSRAFWAVHITHHSSEYFNLTTGFRSPVLQPLYRYLYFSPLAFLGFNPWHIMVVYAIGQVYGTWVHTQTVKTMGILEYILVTPSHHRVHHACNIKYLDRNMGMCLIIWDKIFGTFEKEDPNVPVKYGIYPKMPDNKPDTVLFYEWRKIWKDIKQPDLKFSDRINYLFNSPGWRHDGTGKTVRQYQREHLEKQTRRQKLKKSA
- a CDS encoding polyprenyl synthetase family protein → MANIVEDIKHPINEEMKLFEQKFYESMQSKVPLLDKVTRFIVTTKGKQMRPMFVFLCAKLIGDVNEKTFRGASMIELIHTATLVHDDVVDESFKRRNFFSINALWKNKIAVLVGDYLLSKSVLLSTDHKDYDLLAVISRTIREMSEGELLQLEKARKLDITEDVYYEIIRQKTATLIAACCEIGVLSNNADETLAKKMQDFGTYTGMAFQIKDDLFDYLSSNVIGKPVGIDIKEQKMTLPLIHTLKIASEKDKKYYFNTIKRYNNDQKRVKELIAFVKSSGGLEYSIKIMKEFQQKAKEILNEFPDTEVRRSLHNMLDYVIERKF
- a CDS encoding alpha-ketoacid dehydrogenase subunit alpha/beta, translating into MQTTYIETQQISFQDFKNQILGDYKLGRISREMSYLGRREVLTGKAKFGIFGDGKELPQLAMAKVFKNGDFRSGYYRDQTFALAIDALTVGSFFAQLYADTSVEREPASAGRQMNGHFATRSLNEDGSWKDLTAQKNISSDISPTAGQMPRLLGLAQASKIYKSVKFEGSEKFSKEGNEVAFGTIGDASTAEGHFWETLNAACALQVPMIVSIWDDGYGISVPTKNQRAKADISEMLSGFQRKEGENQGCEIIQVKAWDYPALLDAYARAEQFARMESVPVVVHVIEVTQPQGHSTSGSHERYKNEDRLAWESQFDGLVKFREWILNYSIEIEGKEEIIASVEELDAIDEEAKKTVKAGQKSAWESYQKTITDLIQSVLPLVENIKGQNTEIENYINQFNKLVSKAKKDVFHLVRRSLLATRGTNSAERNQLMQKYNEIFEVEKDNYSSHLYSQSQWKAENVKEIKPVYSDASEDVDGRVVVRNNFDKIFEKYPETLVFGEDAGNIGDVNQGLEGMQEKYGDVRVADTGIREATILGQGIGMAMRGLRPIAEIQYLDYILYCLQGMSDDLATVQYRTKGGQKSPVIIRTRGHRLEGVWHSGSPMAGILNLSKGILVLVPRNLTKAAGFYNTMLQSDDPSIIVECLNGYRLKEKQPDNLGEFTVPVGKIEVTKEGKDVTLVTYGSTWRIVMDAAEELEKLGISAEVIDVQSLIPFDLTNEIAESVKRTNRLVVIDEDVEGGTSAFILQQILEKQKAFRFLDSDPLTIAANDHRPAYASDGDYFSKPSSDDMVERIYALFNETNPEKYPAIF